TTATTGAATATTATGCTTattgaatttttgtttttttacagagaGAAGTACTTGCCTACTTTGCTCCAGATAGAGGTGATGCTAAAGATTTGGTTCCCTCAAGTGACTGCTCAAGTTTCTGTGACACCTAACCCTGCTGACTTTTCACCTCAAAACATTTCCACCCATGGCAAAAGCAATATCACTCCCCCACACAAGCATAAAGACCAATTACATATTCCAGTCAAGGTTAGTGTAGACGCAAAAAAGAGACACACAGCATATTCGCTGGTGGACTCCATTTACAGTATGTGAATTTGTAGACATTGATGCCCTTTCTTATTTTCTCGGCTCTTGCAGAAGCGAAGATTGAGCTGGTCAGACACAGACTCACCCTCCTCTTCTCCTCCTGTGGTGTGTAAGCGCACCAAATGTTGTGAAGAGCAACATCAGTGGCCATATGTTGATGGAGGGGAGGGCTCTTCAGGGACCCCTGCCCTTTCCTCACACATGAACCAATCAGACAAGCGATTAAGTGAAACCCTGGAGCACAAGGTCATCCGGTGGTCAGGTTCAAGACTGACATGGGTGCACATTGCTCCCATCTTCTCCCCACCTAAATCTGATCCCTCTCATAAAGGCGGAATGGCTAATGTTAGAGGGAGTGGCAGTGTCCTCCTTCCAGTTTCCCCTCTCACCAGCAGGAGCAGTCCAGTCATGCAGGACAGCTTCATCTCCTCCACCACACCTTTTTCAGAGCCAGCTGGATGCCAATGCCAGCCTGTGAGTTTAGGGACAACAAGTCCATTGCAGGAGCACACCCAGAAACCCATCCCAGAAATCACAATGAAGCCTTCAAACCTAGAACAGCAAAGCCCTTTACAAACCTGATGCAGAGAAACCAAGCACAACCAGCTGAAAGTCTTCTCTGTGTCAGAGAAGAATTAAAGTATGGAATGTTAAAAGGGTTGTCTATTACAGTGATTGAAAAAGTATATGTAAAGAATCTTGAAGAAGTTTAAACTCAACATGtaagactttttttaaattgattggGTAAAAACAattggctgtttttaaactGGAAATGAGAGTACCTaaattaaaggtgaagtgtgtgagTCTGGTGCCACTGCCATCACCAAATGGAATTACAAAAATCATTATTTCAAACAGGCTTTGAAACACTCCACTATCTGGCATTGGTCAGCGAAATAGTTTGCCCTGCCCAAAAATCAAGGCATTGGTTGAGTCAGTGTTTGCATGACCGTATTCTAACGTCCAAAAAATTACACAGTTCACCTTTTAAGGAAATTTGATATCATTTACATTGCCTTCAATTGCCTGTTTAAATATGAGGGAAAGTATAATCATTGACTTTGTTTTATTCCCAAAATAAGGACAAATTAAGACTAGAGAGCAATAATTTTAATGAAAGTATAACACAAAGTCAAGTCAGCAGTATGACTTAATATACCATCAATTAGATGGCATAGAATAAAAGGGTTAGTTTTAGTTTCTTGTTTTCTCAAATTGCTACTGAGAATGTTGAgattatattgattttaattacaATTTGAAAAAGCTGCCAGGAAGACAACACAGTTGTAGCATTAAAAGGTACTTTTTGTAGTTCTGAGGAAAAATGTAGCAGCATCAAAACTGACTTTTCGATATCTGATATTTTACAAATGTATGAATGGATTGTAACAGAAGCTGTTACAGTTtcttttactgcattttttaaaGCCACTAATTTTCACCCCACCCTAGTGagagttttgtgtgtgtgtgtgtgtgtgtttgctgacAGTGGTGggattttaaatgtaaatgaaaccactttatttatttgctgTAGAATCTGTGACAACTGCTCAAACTGGAAAAATTACCCACAAATAATATTCACATAAGTGATGATATCACAACCTGAAATAATATAGGAAATTATGTAATACCCAGGTTGAAAGAGAAAAGAGAATTGACAGAGTCTGAGTCTGCTTGATTGAAATATTGTGTACAGTGCACTGAAGGAGGCTAGATGGAAAAACTTCCTGCTCTGACAGATGTGAATTTAGATGCTTATGCAGCTGTTAAGTGATCTATTTGAAAAAGGGTCAAACGTCAGAAAGGATGAAAAAGTGCTAATATGCCAACCTTTATTTATTCACttgttgattttaatatttatttatgtttatttgtatatgtatttatccACATGGCAGCTGAGGTCATTAGAGCTTGGTCTGTTATGGACTATTTTAGTTGCTGCGTGGAAAAGTAGAGAAAACAAATGAAGGAAATCTGATATTGGAAAACCTGTGCCTTTTCTCTAAAAAGGATATTCATTGTTGTATTTGTTGATtgtgtatttttatcaaatggTAGAGAACATAAAATCTCCAAACTTTCATATGCACACATTTATTCATGAGAAAATGTGTGTATTTGGACACAAAGTAACCATTTACTACTAAAAGCAAAGTGATCTACAGTAATCAATAACAAATATGTCAGTGTCAACTGGTTATCATAGCAACATTCAAAGAGGCGCTGTATTTTCTGACCAATCACTGCAGTCAGTTGAATCCAGAAACCAGCAAATTTCTTGGatcagtatttttggagctgatgaattataatgatgaaaaatgccCTTATGCATGAattaatggggaaaaaaattgcATCAACTTCACATGCTGCTAAATTACTGATTTTAATTGATATTTTAATCGCTTATTGTCCAGGTGCCCTATAGCAATAGAAATTCTTGCCATGTTAATAATCAGAACTGATATCTGCATCACCTTTATTATATGTAATTGACTTTTTATGTAATGATTTTGTAGAAGTTgcacttgtttttattttatcatgttttatactgtacagGTTATTTAAGACCAGGACCAAGAGGGTTGATCATAAAGGATGTATATTGGTTGTTTAAACTGTCTTTTTATATAACTTATACCATGCACTACACTGGAAATCTTTATGCTGTCAGTCCTTCTTTCCTGTCACTTTGTCTTTTGCCTGTTTTTCCCTTCTTCATCTCTTTTTCTCTGTTCTCTTCATCTGCTTTTTACTGTTATTCATGCCTTTTTCAACAAACATAAACcttttaataaataatgcattttgGAATGTACTATTTGAATGTGttctgtaatatatatatatatatacacacacacacacacagggggGAAGGGGAGTGAGCTATTCTGTCTTGGTCCGTGTACCTTCTGGTAATTCGATTTtctacttaaaaataaataaagagaaaagagtgtatacaaataaaagtagacactTAACagtttttaatgatgtcttagggtgctttcacactcggttcgattgcctggaccAAACCCGAGTTTGGTTGCTTCCCCCTGAccccactggactgtgttcatactatattatttgggtccgacccacagttcgtttgcgtcatcaaaccagcagctgtttactcCATTGCTTAGTAATAGGCTACACTACAGCTCTCTGCTTGCAGCATGTCAGTAACTCTCATCGGGGAAGTgagtgatacacacacacatttttttatcaaataatatggcattaatagcggttcacttctgcaatttggtacgtttgcattcatatcagaagTGGACCGTACCAGAGTTCACTTGAGCCAtaccccagaccaccctttttaagcgGCATCTGGTAAAGTTCGCAGGTGTGCACCCGAGTTCAGAAGACagtgttcacatcatccaaacaTACCAAAATCTGATGTCaatttaaacctgcttgcacaccaaaagtgctaatgtgaaagtACCCTTACTCTTATTTGTATGACCAAAATTACGGAGGATTTTAAGTTCATTCCGCTGttcacaatctgcattgtaaaaagcgctatataaataaaggtgacttgacttgttaTCAGAAAACGATGCATCAATCCACATTCACCTGACCAAAGGTGCACCATATTGGTATGTTACTCCCTCGAATGTGAATCTCAAGAATGGTCTGTGAtgggggggctatctggatatGAAAGTAAGTGCCTTTCAGATCCActgatataaaccaatccccggGGTGAATTTGCATGAGGATTTGTTTCATAGTTAACAATCTGAAAGGCCATCTCATGAGCCTGCCATCCTTCTTGGGGACAAGGAAGTAGtagctgtaaaagcctgacacACTGTGCTCCGTGAGAACTCTCCACAGCGCCTTTTTCCAGCAGAGACTGAACTTTGGCTCTGAGGACATGAGATCTATCAGCTGAGACCAAAGCGTGAATCAAGGCCATAAAGCAGGGCAGCCTGCGAGCAAATTGGATCAACTAGTCTCCTTCTATTATACCTAAAATCCAGCTTGGCACTCTGGGGATGGCTTCCCATGCCTGGATTCGAGTGGCAAATGGTTGAAGTACTACAGGTTGTGTCTCACGCTGAAGCGGGAGAATGGCACCTGTTACAGCATTGAGAGGAGTAGGAATGCTCTTTTTGTGAGAATGTAAAAAAATTTGTTTGGTTCACTATAACAGCAAGAAGAGTTTTGGGTGTGCAAACTGATGGGGTGGGCCCAGAAATGACAGCAAACACATCATCTCCAGCATCCTGAACTAAAGAGGGGACTGGAAGACAGGCATGCTTTGAGGGTGGTCCGGCCTCAGAGGGACTTAAccctctgcttatcctgaggtttgccgggtgctggatccaggccgtatccaggtcagatggagaacctgcgtctggacctgactacaacgtagcccaggatccccgtatccgcttacatatatttatatataatcgatttttaatctctatatctatctccatatacatttacatatatatatcttccaaggggttttttccctcctaggacttttttcccagtgctagcacgctgggtttttctcctagggggttttttccacccctggaagtcagccgacattggcttaatgtagcaccatcttgtatatgttacatattaccacgcttgtttgtatagttttaaccacttccctttttttctgtgcttctaatatgtaaagctgctttgaaacaattaccaattgtaaaagcgctatataaataaatttgacttgacttgactttccTCCTCCATCCTGAGATATCAGGACAGCTTTGACTGTACTGGGTCCAACTCAAGCTTGGGGCGAGGCCCCTGACGCTTTGGAAACGGGTAGCGTTTGGCCCGGCAGAGGCTTGGCTTTGGGCTCCGCTTTAAGCTGGGGGTGGACAGGCACTGAGGCTGGCCTGGGTCACTGCTGATGTCACAGGGCTGTCTTTTTGAGCGACTGGATGCAGTGGAGGAGCTGGCTCTTTTTGGCAGGAACTGACGCATAGCCTGCGATGACTGGCAGGACCAAGTCCGTCATGCTGAGTTGCTTCCATTGTGTGCAGTGAGGAAACAGCCTGGCCATCAGCGGCAAATGCTTTGGAAGGGCAGAGTCATCGCTGAAGGTCGCCCACTCTTGGCACTCAGAGGCGGCCAGAGACATCGAGTCCAATTCATCGTCAAACCCACCAGACAAGACCATGCCACTCGCACAAGATGAATGGAGCTGATCTTCACAGGTGAAGAGCACAGGGGACTCACCGCTTCGAGGGGAGAGTGAGACATGCGGCACTGGGCCGACGTGAGCTTGCTTCCGCCTCGCTGCTCAGCCTGACAGTTCCATTTCTTCTTTCACCTCGCCTCAAGAGGGGAAGGAGATAAGGGAGTGGGTGGGTTGCTGAAGAGCGTGATCCTGGTGCACAGTGCGGGCAGCTAGAGTCCAGGAGTGCCGTCTCAGCATGGGCAGGACACATTCAGAGTGTTCATCTGGAATGGGCAGGTAAGCCCTGCACAGGCCGCATTCACGGCACGACATTTGCAACAACTTGGATCCAAACTGGGAAACACAGTGATTATGTATACGTAAGAAGCACAAGAGAAACATAAGGCCTATATATACACAGgagcaagatacagagagaACAACATGGGAAGACTAATCAACATGGAAAACTTCAAAGGACTACAAACATGGCACACAATACAGGAAATATAACAATAGTCCCAAAAATGCAAAGGGACTATATGACAGAACCAAAGCGGAGATGGaacagggggagggatggtggttCAGGTCCGGGGACAGAAAGAGGATCAGGGGACAGAGGCAGACAGGGTGGCCAGGACTGTGGTGCTGAAGTCCACCACAGTGAAGTAGAAAGGCCTGAAGATACTCATGGCGGAGTGGAAGACCACCACAGCTGAGCAGACAGGGCCGAAGACCTCCACAGCGGAGAAAAAGAACACCACAGCTGAGCAGACAGGGCTGAAGATCCCCAGGGTGGAGTGGAAGACCACCACAGCAGATCAGGTAAAACTGTAACAGAAGGCACGGAGAGGTTAAGGCTGGCCTTGGGCTGTAACCAGGCTGGCAGGAAGTTCAGGAGCGACCTCCATGGTCATGTCCAGGCAAACAGGAAGTTCAGGGGTGACCTTCGTGGTCAAGTCAGGGCAGGCAACCAGTTCAAGGATGACCTCCATGGTCGCATCATGGTAGACAGGCAAGAAAATAAGCGATTCAAACAATAACACTATCAATGTGgagagctatataacaatgtttatttttctgttgataaatgtatccaaacagttgctcaactgtctaataaaacacaaaatatattaagGTGTCTTTGGTGTTTAAATGGTTTCTATGAAAGTAAAactggaaatcgagggtaacgcagATATGACGTCATTGACGTGCGAAGAAATAACACCAttcgtgtcctggttaaaatagCTGATTTCTCTTGAAGTCAGCAAATATatataggtaacactttattttacagtgtccttgttacacatattacatgtagttacagtagtaataactataaattatgcataattacatgcaactaagcctaaaccaaaccctaatcctaaccctacaTGCAGTTAAGTGTAACAAATCATCACTCTGGCAGGgatccatttgcatgctttattAATAACAATCGTAGTTACAGGCATGACGTAAGGAAcgtccaagcctcgactcgtttcacttgagaatgccattgacagccgtttatgagcgctatttattcataataaacatcaaacattttaaaaagttaaacattttaaatacttacagtctacacaataGTCTCtgtgctcacagcgtcacagacattaatattttaacgatttataaaagatgaatcttTGTCTTGCCATCtgggattttggtatggagataaaggttataattatatatttttttgtagtattacatcacatcgtgtgtgtatattagcaccatttgttttttttcttgtggtatgagatagagcgtttggacctggaagcgctgccgcgtgacgtcagacttaacaactgAATagggaacaggcagaatcgtagtcagatagtcagggctggcagatatcactcacagaatcagGTAAACAGGCAGAGGTCAGAGGCTGGCAGCAAAGGGTCGATAACAGGAAACAGCAGAATCAGCAACAGATAATCAGACAGATAGATAACGCTCAGTAATGTTCACCATGGCAAAACGAGACTTTGCGAGGATGTGGAGTGGAAGTGGGTCTTAAATAGGCCTGGTTACTGAGAACAGCTGTGCGGTGATTAGTCCAAGGCACAAGTCTTCCACGAGGCCGAGGGGCTGGTTTTTCCGGATGTGCTGCGTGGAATTCTTCCACCAGGTTGGGGTCCAGGATATCATCCGCATTGACCCAGGTTTGTTCTTCCGGACCGAACCCCTCCCAGTCTACCAGATACTGGAGCACCCGAGCTCGACATCTGGAGTCCAGCAACTCACGGACCTGATATATCTCCTCATTCTCCACTTGGATAGGCTGGGGAACCTGGTTACGAGACACCTCCTCTCCCTCCTCGTCGGGACCATGGGCAGGTTTTAGCAGCAACACTTGAAACGTAGGAGAGATGCGAAAGTGGTTAGGTAATGCAATTCGGAATAAAACTGGAGTGATTTGACAAATAATTCTGAATGGGCCTACATACCTTGGACTGAGCTTTTTACAGGGAAGCTTGAGGCGCAGGTCTCTGGTGGATAACCACACCCACTGTCCTGGCTGGTATGCGGGACCGGGACAATGGTGGCGGTCAGCTTGCTCTCGTTGGCGGCGGACAGCATGTTGGAGATGAGTATGTGCTCTATCCCAGGTTTCCTCACTACGCGTCATCCAGTCGTTAATAGCTGGAACATCAGTGGGCTCACCGGACCAAGGGAATAACGGAGGTTGGAACCCCAGGATGCACTGGAACGGTGTCATACCAGTTGCTGGTTTGCGGATGGAATTTTGTGCGTACTCCACCCACATCAGATAACGGGACCAGTTGTTTTGATTGCGGTTGCAGTAACTGCGGAGGAAGCATGTCAATTCTTGGTTTATCCTCTCTGCTTGTCCATTAGATTGAGGGTGGTAGCCAGAAGTGAGGCTAACATTGATGCCCAAAGCCTGACAGAACACTGACCAGAGGTGGGAGGTAAACTGAGGTCCACGGTCAGATACAATGTCCTCGGGAAGGCCGTAAATTCTGAAGACCCATGTGCACAGATGTTCAGCTGTCTGCATGGCGGTTGGAAGCTTGGGTAGCAGGGTTAGTCGGCAGGCCTTGGAGAAGCGATCAATGACAGTCAGGATGGTGGTGTTTCCGTCGGAGAGGGATAAGTCGGTGATGAAATCTAGAGCGATATGGGACCAGGGGTGGTGTGGTAGAGGTAGTGGCTGTAGTAGACCTGCGGGAATTTGATGAGATGGTttgttaatgttacaaatgtggCAAGCTTTGACAAACTGAGTATCTGTGGGGAGAGATGACCACCAGAACCAGTTCTGCATGAGCTGTATGGTAGCGGCTAtgcctgggtgaccagaggcGGGTGAGTTGTCGACCAATTCTAGGACACGGTACGAAAGTTCTCAGGGACGAACACTTTGTCTGGAGGACAGCTGGCAGGAATCTTGCCCTCCGCGTTGGCCTGTTCCAGTTCTGAGATTATGTCCCACTGTATGGGTGCGACAATGAGAGAAAGCTGGTATGTCAGTATCTGAATTTACAGGACTGGTCTCACCTTCTAATTGACGGGACAGAGCATCGGCTTTGATATTCTTCAACCCAGGGCGATAGGTTACAGTTAAGTGGAATCGTGAGAAGAAAAGTGACCATCGTGCATGACGGGGATTGAGTCTTTTGGCGGTGCGGAGATATTCAAGATTTTTGTGGTCTGTTAGAACGATGAATGGATGTAATGCTCCGTTCCAACCAATGACGCCACTCCTCGAACGCTGCCTTCATTGCCAGCAACTCTCTGTCTCCCACAGCACAATTTTGTTCTGCTGCATTGTTTCCTAGAATGGTAAGCACATGGATATAGTTTAGGTGGGTTACCTTGGCGCTGAGACAGGACCGCTCCCAATCCAGTGCTAGAAGCATCGACTTCCACTACGAATGACAGAGACGGGTCGTGGTGGTGCAGAATTGGGGCTGTGGTGAATCATTCCTTTAGATGTTGAAAGGCGTTTCTGGCTGCAGGGGACCACTGAAGATGGGATTGACCCTTCTTTACCATGGAGGTGAGTGGGCAGGCCATGGTGCTGAAGTCGCAGATGAACTGCCGGTAGAAATTGGCAAACCCCAGGAAACGTTGTAATTCTTTAATGGTATTGGGTTGTGGCCAGTTGAGGATTGTTGACACCTTTTTCTCATTCATAGCCACACTGTCCCGGCTGATGATGTAACCGAGGAAGGATGTTACTGTCTTGTGAAATTCACATTTCTCTGCCTTGGCATAAAGTTGGAACTGAATTAGACGTTGCAAAACTTGTCTGACCTGTTGCACATGCTCCTCCATGGTTTCTGAGTATatcaagatattgttgatgtaTACGATGACAAATCGGTTGAGCATGTCTCGGAATACGTTGTTTATGAATGCTAGGAAAACTGACGGACTATTGACCAGGCCGAAGGGCATGACAAGGTATTCATAGTGCCCAGTCGCTGTGGAGAAGGCAGTCTTCCACTTGTCTCCTTCCTTGATACGGATTAAGTTGTACGCACTGCGCAGGTCAAACTTAGTGAAGTAGCGGGCAGTTTGAAGTTGCTCCAAAGCTGCAGGAACCAGAGGGAGCAGGTACGAAACTTGACAGTGATTTCATTTAATCCACGATAATCTATGCAGGGACGTAGACCTCCATCTTTCTCGCCCACGAAGAAGAAGCCAACGGAAGCCTAtgtaagaactgtggacgaaccagacaaatgaatcatttagatgattctttcaaaacataattctaattcagaattgaggttccggctccggaccgtctgcagataaagccaggctgattacttttacgacacatgcttcctgatagcagaagcgacataccaaagggtcacccaagaagacagagagacaatccagacccttttgtttccttacttcacaggagagccaaagagactgttgaacaaataaatctgcttcaaaattgttccaacaattttaacggacttatcaaacatcttttaactacatacattttgcattatgtgtccacaagtactacctgtaaacagttaggctttagaacactcacaattcgtgtaaatgcattaactcttgactgactgactggaagtatgccttatttggacttaatttgattctttctccctttcctatattctgacttgaatgaaatctgtttaaaatgtattgtattccatttaatagcaattatgttaaaatggcactctgctaaagcagagacagaccgggatgtaacacttaggttttattgggggcagaggaaggccctcttgaaacgggtcaatgtctgattggccaagactcctctgaggtgtgacaaacaactcaGTTTAAATAATCATATGGCAAGATAGTGAAcgagagaagttggttagtaaacgaaaaaggagttggttctgttctgggaagagaagccaagacaagtaccaagaacaatggagtgacaagaagaacagacaagccactcattcaagccatccaaccttcactcacttttcttttctttacttaattttcctttaccgctgaaagtctcgtgtcctacgtttcgccgcaaagttcaaccaacgacttttgccgcttcaactccagcgacaaagagacttc
The Chanodichthys erythropterus isolate Z2021 chromosome 2, ASM2448905v1, whole genome shotgun sequence DNA segment above includes these coding regions:
- the LOC137024638 gene encoding circadian-associated transcriptional repressor-like isoform X1 codes for the protein MQSTESPSSQPSQDSLSSNNSFLFSDDEMNVYLLEDRDRPHGAHLTQSTLSNRSVYSMNGEQERPGSQWACDGFSDRERSRGNSHAGSASSSISSFLSLSSSSSGLGCSISESERGKNGGTEGDLLFVRKCLELQGFVRPLLELLNGLKKGRFDKGLSSFQQSVAMDRIQRIVGVLQKPHIGEKYLPTLLQIEVMLKIWFPQVTAQVSVTPNPADFSPQNISTHGKSNITPPHKHKDQLHIPVKKRRLSWSDTDSPSSSPPVVCKRTKCCEEQHQWPYVDGGEGSSGTPALSSHMNQSDKRLSETLEHKVIRWSGSRLTWVHIAPIFSPPKSDPSHKGGMANVRGSGSVLLPVSPLTSRSSPVMQDSFISSTTPFSEPAGCQCQPVSLGTTSPLQEHTQKPIPEITMKPSNLEQQSPLQT
- the LOC137024638 gene encoding circadian-associated transcriptional repressor-like isoform X2, coding for MNGEQERPGSQWACDGFSDRERSRGNSHAGSASSSISSFLSLSSSSSGLGCSISESERGKNGGTEGDLLFVRKCLELQGFVRPLLELLNGLKKGRFDKGLSSFQQSVAMDRIQRIVGVLQKPHIGEKYLPTLLQIEVMLKIWFPQVTAQVSVTPNPADFSPQNISTHGKSNITPPHKHKDQLHIPVKKRRLSWSDTDSPSSSPPVVCKRTKCCEEQHQWPYVDGGEGSSGTPALSSHMNQSDKRLSETLEHKVIRWSGSRLTWVHIAPIFSPPKSDPSHKGGMANVRGSGSVLLPVSPLTSRSSPVMQDSFISSTTPFSEPAGCQCQPVSLGTTSPLQEHTQKPIPEITMKPSNLEQQSPLQT